One segment of Methylotuvimicrobium sp. KM2 DNA contains the following:
- the lpxC gene encoding UDP-3-O-acyl-N-acetylglucosamine deacetylase, translating into MIKQRTLKNTIRATGVGLHTGDKVYLTLRPAEPNTGIRFRRVDLEEPVTIDATPENVGETTLSTTLVQNNIKISTIEHLLSAFAGLGIDNAIIDLSAAEVPIMDGSAGPFVFLLQSAGVEEQDSPKQYIRIKRPIRVEEDDKWAAFEPFNGFKVTFTIDFEHPAFKDHLKTAVMDFSSTTFVKEVSRARTFGFMKDIDMLRQNNLALGGSLDNAIVVDDDKILNEDGLRYADEFVKHKILDAIGDLYLLGHSLIGEFIGYKSGHGLNNMLLRALLKDRDAWEMVTFDDENEAPISFMRSAQTLVTPT; encoded by the coding sequence ATGATAAAACAGCGTACGTTAAAAAATACTATTCGGGCGACGGGTGTTGGTCTGCACACCGGCGATAAAGTTTATTTGACTTTGCGCCCGGCAGAGCCGAATACGGGCATTCGGTTCCGTAGAGTGGATTTAGAAGAGCCGGTCACAATCGATGCCACACCCGAAAATGTCGGCGAAACGACCTTGTCGACCACACTCGTACAAAATAATATTAAGATATCGACAATAGAACATCTATTATCGGCATTCGCCGGGCTCGGCATCGATAATGCCATCATAGATCTTAGTGCTGCCGAGGTGCCGATTATGGACGGAAGCGCAGGGCCTTTCGTTTTCTTACTTCAATCCGCCGGCGTCGAAGAGCAAGATAGCCCGAAGCAATATATTCGTATCAAGCGACCGATTCGGGTCGAGGAAGACGATAAATGGGCGGCTTTCGAGCCTTTCAACGGTTTCAAAGTAACCTTTACGATAGATTTCGAACATCCAGCATTCAAAGATCATTTGAAAACGGCAGTGATGGATTTTTCATCGACCACTTTCGTCAAGGAAGTCAGTCGAGCTAGAACTTTCGGTTTCATGAAAGATATCGATATGCTCAGGCAAAATAACTTGGCTTTGGGCGGCAGTCTCGACAATGCCATCGTGGTCGACGACGACAAAATCCTCAATGAAGATGGCCTGCGTTATGCCGATGAATTCGTTAAACATAAAATTCTCGATGCGATCGGTGATCTATATTTACTTGGCCACAGTTTAATCGGCGAGTTTATTGGCTATAAATCCGGGCACGGATTGAATAACATGTTGTTACGTGCGCTGCTTAAAGATCGTGATGCTTGGGAGATGGTGACCTTTGATGACGAAAACGAAGCGCCGATTTCATTTATGCGTTCCGCGCAGACATTGGTTACGCCGACATAG